The window GACAAGGGAAACTTGGTATATGCATGAATACTTGCCTGTTTTTGGATGTGAAAACATGTTATTTGCAATGTAGTGACAAGTCAGTACCAACAGATGGCAACATTGCTGTATCTATCTGAGTGTTTCATTCAGTGAGGTGATTAAACCCAATTAACCACAGGAACAAGACCACTCTGTTAAGCATAGTAACCCCACATAAAAACTGCTACAGCCATCATGACGATAGCATTAGCATCCACAGTGTACTTCCACACTGGCTCCTCACTGATGTCAGGCATCTGCTCTGTCGTCTCAGGTGCTTCTTGCTTCAGGTCCTGGGAGCTGTTGCCCCCTCCACACAAACGTCCAACCAAGTGACAAATACCAGACTTTTCTACCCCCTCAGCCACTGAAAGGGAGAAAGTGTTAGTAtctcatgtgtgtgtatgtatgttccatttgtctttatttatgaCTGTGATGTCCTTTCTTTCCTACCTGCATCACTATCGCCATTCTCCCTCATCCTCTCCTTAGCCTCTCGCCGGGCTCTTCTCGCTTTCTCTTCTTGCTCCCAGTCTAaatctttcctctcctctttggaATGGCGAAGACTGAACACCAGACGATGGAGCTggaaggaaagagacagagtatATTAGATCTCAGGTCTTTGTAACTCAGGGCGCCTGTGAGCACTTTAAGTAAGAAATCACTTACATGTTGATCCTGTATGGGCTCGGTGCAGTAGCtgaccagcagcaccagcactgCTGTACAGAAGAACAGTATGATTGCAAAGTGGAGGTAATGGATCCCACACACCAAGAATGGGCATTTAGAGGGGAAAATACAGCTGCCAGTACCAAACCAGAACTCAGGCAACATTCGACAAAGACCCATCATCAGACCCCCGATCAGGCCCCAGAAGGCACCCTGGAGGTGAGTGGAGATTAAAAACCAAATGTTATGATTCCACTTGGTGGTTCATTTGTATCTTTAATGCACCAATACCTTATGTTGATCAATGGTAATATGATGTAATATGTCCATGTGTTACCATGTTTACAGATGGCATCTCACCGTTTCGTTGACCCTCTTAACAAACACAGccaagaagaagacagaggctATAGGGGGAGCCAGGTAGCTTGAGACGGACTGGATGTAATCAAACAGCTGACCGCTCTGAGCCGCCTGGACCACTGGGATCCAGCAGATACTGACGGCTACGATACATAGCACCCAGACTCTGAAGGAGACGACAAATAAGACCAATGATATGGGACATTGGTGCTGAatccaaagcttttttttttttaagaaaaaaatgttgtattaCATATTTCCTGTTTATGCTACAATTGTGTTTTTaggacatgatttttttttatgtacatagTACACTGTCTGGGGATAATGGGTGTGTTTTGTATATGATCTTCTGATGATAACATGGATGTTTCCCTGAAAAAGGCCTTGTGGGGTTATAATGCTGCATCATGAAATGTTTGGAAGGAATGACAGAGTCCCAGAAATGCAGAGGATTTAAAATGATGAGCAACATGAGGTAGCATTTTGTTTACTATGACAGCGTCCACATACCTGCCCACAATAATGAGCTCCCGCTCTGTGGCCTGTGGTCTGATGCGAGTCCAGATGTCCATGGTGAacaaagtgctgctgctgttaaagaTGGAGGCCAAAGAGGACATAAGAGCAGCTAACATCACAGCCAGCATCAGACCTCGCAAAcctgcacagagagacagcaggagggaaggtgtgtggaaggaggaggggagagagagaagagcagaggaagCTGGGGGGAAATGTAAGGTAAGacttctccttttctttaaaGGTAGATGTAGTCAAGTTGTCTTTACCATTGGGCATGACTGACACCACCAGTTTAGGGTAAGCAATGTTGGAGCAGCCCACCTCAGTCCCACACACCTGCTTGCACAGTTCAGGGACAACACAGGCAACCTCATCTACACATggatagaaacacacacacactgtaaagatACAGATTTCTTTCCTGTACACACAGTTACTTTGAGTCAACCTCTGACAACACTTTTACCACAATGGTATCTACTGCAGAGTTATTGTACTGTACTCTAAcatgtttctttgttgttgttttttttttttttcaaatgggACGTGGAAGGACCGGTGTGAGCCACAGACCAGGGTAGAGGACCCTGCTGATCATGCCGGGAAACACCATGAGGAACATAGGCAGCAGTTTGAGGTAGCCACACATGATGCAGCCGGCCTTCACATGGGTCAGACTACGAGCTGCAAGGCATCGCTGCACTATCACCTGAAGAAATCCAAAGATAGGAGAGATTATTTTGTGCCATGAAAATAAAGGTTTGCACTGATGGTGAGAAATATGCCTACAGATCACAGTAGTGCAATCCCTTCTTGATCTTCTTGATCATCCCTGTACTTTCCTGATAAGCAAAGTTGCCCCAGCTCATCAGATTCATTCCAGGTGGACTTAAGTGATGCTTTATTGGTTAAGTAAATGACAGTGAAGTGACTTGCAGTAGCTCCAGTGAGTCTGCTGCTCTGGCTTGCAAAGGCTTCAATTGACAAGATTAGACTGGGATATTCACCTGGTCCGTGCACCAGTACCAGCCTCCCACTATGGCAATCCCAAACAGCACCCCAGGCCAGGGCAGGTCGCCTGTGGTCGGGTCCCTCAGCAGGCTGAAGGAGTCCTGTCTGGGGGTGTAGCACTGGGAGGAGATGTTGTAGCGGTGGGGGTCCACGGAAGAGAAATTACTTGGCATGGCAGAGCTGTATTTGGCCAGCAGAGCGCTGTAGCCTCCTACTTCAGCAAACGCTGGAAGTGAAAAGGAGAACGGATGTCTTCAGTATTTAAAGCAGCGTGATGTGGTGTGGATATCCCTGATCTTTAATGTTAAACAGGATTATTTTATGTAAAAACTAAGTGTACTGCACTTGTTTTAGTCGACTCAGCTCAATAGCCCAGAGCTCGCTTGTTGTCTGATACTGTCCTAACTGAAGATATGAGTCAGCTGCTGAGTCAGCACTATCTGCTCAACGCATCACCAATTCACAATGGGCGgttgtcttcctcctctgccagtTTCTTTCCCATTTTTATCACGTCTGCTCCCTTCTTTGACTTTACACCAGGATTACTCCCTGATACACATATTGATtaaggtggtgggggggggggggggggttgttctGTCGGCTGGAGGTGGAGAGCTTTGTAGCTCTGCGGTGTCAGCACATCGCTGCAGTGAAATTAATGATTAGTGACCCTTGTTAATCTTTTTCCTGTTGCGAAGCTGCTGGGGAGGatgacagacaaaaacatggtCTGTGTGTAGTGTTGTGCAAAAGATATTGAACTGAATATCTATTGGAAGACTGCTGTAAAATCAGTACTCACAGAAGCCAGTGAGGACAAAGGCCCCGGCAACGATGACAAAAGTCTGAACTGTGTCAGTGTACATTAGAGCAGCCAGGCCAcctggtgacacacacacacacacacacacatcttcaaatATTTACACTAACAGATCACCTCTTGACCTACAGATCAGTTCaaatttttgtgtatttttttaaaaagatgaacATTAGACAGCCAAATATTTAAGCTCTCTCGAAtagtttttatttcctgtttctaTCTGCTTCAGAGGCTGAGATGTAAAGGTTTTAGGTGAACGCTAACGATTCAGTCTTTCAGAAAACCATCCTCCTAAAGATCGTAGGAGGATGTTTTCAGCCAGTGATTAGATAACACTTGTTTTAGAGGAGACCTTTGGTCTTGATGGGTTAAGCTCCAAAAACACatgatcctacatttcccataatgcaacaatGTAAGCATCTTCTTATTCAACCTTCTCTGCCCCATAAATACTCACATCTTTCAAGCTCCACATGAGCAATTTGTAACGCAAGGTTTCTCTTACAAATTCATAGTCTCCAAACCAAGTTaacccttttgtttgttttttgtgttgttttctcaaATTTCAGGCTGCTCCTTCAAGCACCAGCAAAGACCTTACAACTTACAATATTTACTTCATGGACCAGGTTCagtacacatatacacaaacatacagatttGCATACACACCTGTAACAGTGTAGACGGCTGTTATTAACAAAAGGGCGATGACGGCTACATAGATGTTCCACCCTAAAGCCTGCTGGATAAACACAGCTCCTG of the Toxotes jaculatrix isolate fToxJac2 chromosome 9, fToxJac2.pri, whole genome shotgun sequence genome contains:
- the slc5a2 gene encoding sodium/glucose cotransporter 2, with the translated sequence MENLSSDKVTINNPADIAIIIGYFVMVISVGIWSMFRTNRGTVGGYFLAGRTMTWWPVGASLFASNIGSGHFVGLAGTGAASGIAVGGFEWNALFIVLLLGWLFVPVYLTAGVITMPQYLKKRFGGTRISLYLSVISLFLYIFTKISVDMFSGAVFIQQALGWNIYVAVIALLLITAVYTVTGGLAALMYTDTVQTFVIVAGAFVLTGFSFAEVGGYSALLAKYSSAMPSNFSSVDPHRYNISSQCYTPRQDSFSLLRDPTTGDLPWPGVLFGIAIVGGWYWCTDQVIVQRCLAARSLTHVKAGCIMCGYLKLLPMFLMVFPGMISRVLYPDEVACVVPELCKQVCGTEVGCSNIAYPKLVVSVMPNGLRGLMLAVMLAALMSSLASIFNSSSTLFTMDIWTRIRPQATERELIIVGRVWVLCIVAVSICWIPVVQAAQSGQLFDYIQSVSSYLAPPIASVFFLAVFVKRVNETGAFWGLIGGLMMGLCRMLPEFWFGTGSCIFPSKCPFLVCGIHYLHFAIILFFCTAVLVLLVSYCTEPIQDQHLHRLVFSLRHSKEERKDLDWEQEEKARRARREAKERMRENGDSDAVAEGVEKSGICHLVGRLCGGGNSSQDLKQEAPETTEQMPDISEEPVWKYTVDANAIVMMAVAVFMWGYYA